The following are encoded in a window of Syntrophorhabdaceae bacterium genomic DNA:
- a CDS encoding FAD-dependent oxidoreductase, producing MGTWHDYDLIVIGAGIGGFVSAVTANSLGKHVAVVEKRRTGGNCTNFTCIPSKALIRLSHLSRETASLDRLGLRVKCPGGIDTEGVMARIRSVVQKAYEKDLPDTFERIGIHMLSGTAAFADNHHIEVDGRVLSAEKFIIAVGTRPLVPPIDGLAGIDYLTNETLYELDSLPGSLVILGGGVDGIEYASAFGRLGVTTTVVEMATRLIPTADREITTHLLRALRADGINLITGAKAKSLSREEDGVALMYEDERGQPGKVLADRVLVAIGRKPDLEGLSLEKAGVKYTARGIIADDKLRTSAPNIYGCGDIVGPFQLASTAEYHGMIAATNAMLPIKRRVDYHNNVYVIFTDPPLAYLGLTEEEAHAKYGHELQVYRFDYTNMRRALVDGEEVGMAKFLCDGRGRLVGAHILGEAASEVIHEAQVIKAMHRPLHKLHNVTHAYPTYAQALVGRASQLAYLDRMAGNVFVRTVLRLLPGYANRLNLARDRLAETPPMPSDGKPATSHPVIGIKTVADGKVWVVSLPVELLDHGEESLLASLGKDSKGPESIALDWSQVRRMNGLGAGMLVKVIARARRKGQRLVAFGLAEGLKDVLEVTELDQAIEVFPSEFGALSALGVDFQGTPPEEPFHAGITVDTHYWAKPTDSLIVPLALKKARNLNVNGRRPVGPVNGFGQLWQKTYWLHVSDPEITPEYAIACLKHNFPGFQPSYNHFFPSPAGIVAGEIVLLHSSTPGGPLSTGVMVLYADDRSFTFCCPKGHPESGFVSFSAFEAEGKTIVQIMGLARASDPIYEIAFHLVGSKIQARIWAHVLASLAAYLGVPASIASETICVDHSRQWRQFGNVWYNAQVRTLAHEPVRWLGALVGGVREAQVRSV from the coding sequence ATGGGGACGTGGCATGACTACGATCTGATCGTTATCGGCGCCGGTATCGGCGGCTTCGTTTCTGCGGTGACGGCAAACAGCCTCGGGAAGCATGTGGCGGTGGTCGAGAAGCGAAGGACCGGCGGTAACTGCACCAACTTCACGTGCATACCCAGCAAAGCCCTCATCCGCTTGAGCCACTTGAGCCGGGAAACGGCCTCTCTCGATCGCCTCGGACTTCGGGTGAAGTGCCCGGGTGGTATCGACACCGAAGGAGTCATGGCACGAATCCGGTCCGTCGTTCAGAAGGCGTACGAGAAAGACCTCCCGGATACGTTTGAGCGGATAGGCATCCATATGCTCTCGGGGACGGCAGCGTTTGCCGACAACCATCACATCGAAGTGGACGGACGGGTCCTTTCTGCAGAAAAGTTCATTATCGCCGTTGGCACCCGTCCCCTGGTTCCTCCCATCGACGGTCTCGCGGGCATCGATTATCTGACGAACGAGACCCTCTATGAGCTTGACTCCCTGCCCGGCTCGCTCGTGATCCTCGGCGGCGGTGTCGATGGGATCGAGTACGCGTCGGCCTTCGGACGGCTCGGTGTAACGACTACCGTAGTGGAAATGGCGACCCGTCTTATACCCACGGCAGACAGGGAGATAACGACCCATCTGCTGCGCGCGTTGCGAGCTGACGGGATCAACCTGATTACCGGCGCGAAAGCGAAGAGTCTTTCAAGGGAAGAGGACGGCGTGGCGCTCATGTACGAGGACGAAAGGGGGCAACCAGGAAAGGTCCTGGCAGACCGGGTGCTCGTGGCGATCGGAAGAAAACCCGACCTGGAGGGATTGTCTCTTGAGAAGGCGGGGGTGAAATATACCGCCAGAGGGATCATCGCGGATGACAAGCTCCGGACTTCCGCTCCGAACATATATGGCTGCGGCGACATTGTCGGTCCCTTTCAACTGGCGTCCACGGCGGAGTACCATGGTATGATCGCCGCGACGAATGCGATGCTTCCTATTAAGCGGCGCGTCGATTACCACAACAACGTGTATGTCATATTCACGGACCCTCCGCTGGCATACCTTGGCCTTACGGAAGAGGAAGCCCACGCAAAATACGGACATGAGCTACAGGTATACAGGTTCGACTACACGAATATGCGCCGCGCCCTGGTAGACGGGGAAGAGGTAGGAATGGCCAAGTTCCTTTGCGATGGCCGGGGACGGCTCGTGGGCGCCCACATCCTCGGTGAAGCCGCGAGCGAGGTCATCCACGAGGCACAGGTGATTAAGGCCATGCATCGACCCTTACACAAGCTGCATAACGTGACCCATGCGTACCCGACTTATGCTCAAGCCCTTGTGGGCCGGGCGAGTCAACTGGCCTACCTTGACAGGATGGCGGGCAACGTCTTTGTAAGGACGGTCCTCCGGCTGCTGCCCGGGTATGCCAACCGGTTGAATCTTGCGAGGGACCGATTGGCCGAGACGCCTCCCATGCCGTCGGACGGGAAACCGGCGACGTCCCATCCTGTTATCGGTATCAAAACTGTTGCGGATGGCAAGGTATGGGTCGTATCTTTGCCGGTTGAGCTATTGGATCATGGGGAAGAATCCTTACTCGCGTCCCTGGGCAAGGATTCGAAGGGGCCCGAATCGATCGCGCTGGACTGGTCTCAGGTCCGGCGAATGAACGGGTTGGGGGCCGGCATGCTCGTGAAGGTCATTGCCCGTGCCAGGCGGAAGGGGCAGCGCCTGGTCGCGTTCGGGTTGGCAGAAGGCCTTAAGGATGTCCTCGAGGTGACGGAACTGGATCAGGCCATCGAGGTCTTTCCAAGCGAGTTCGGTGCCCTTTCGGCCCTCGGTGTTGATTTCCAGGGAACTCCGCCTGAGGAGCCGTTTCACGCGGGCATCACGGTGGACACGCACTACTGGGCAAAACCCACGGACTCGCTGATCGTTCCCTTAGCGCTGAAAAAGGCGCGGAACCTCAACGTAAATGGTCGCCGCCCTGTGGGTCCGGTCAATGGTTTCGGCCAATTGTGGCAAAAAACCTATTGGCTCCATGTGAGCGATCCCGAGATCACCCCTGAGTACGCTATCGCATGCCTCAAGCACAACTTTCCCGGCTTCCAGCCGTCATACAACCATTTTTTTCCGTCCCCGGCGGGTATCGTGGCAGGCGAGATCGTCCTCCTTCACTCATCTACGCCGGGAGGACCGCTTTCCACGGGAGTAATGGTGCTCTATGCCGACGACAGGTCGTTCACGTTCTGCTGCCCGAAGGGACATCCGGAATCCGGGTTTGTGTCGTTCAGCGCCTTCGAGGCGGAGGGGAAGACCATAGTGCAAATAATGGGCCTGGCGCGCGCCAGTGACCCGATCTATGAAATTGCGTTTCACCTTGTCGGGTCGAAAATCCAGGCGAGGATATGGGCCCACGTGCTCGCGTCACTGGCCGCCTATCTTGGAGTACCGGCCTCGATCGCTTCCGAGACCATTTGCGTGGATCACTCGAGACAATGGCGGCAGTTCGGGAACGTCTGGTACAACGCCCAGGTCAGGACGTTGGCGCACGAGCCTGTGCGGTGGCTCGGAGCTTTAGTGGGAGGTGTCCGTGAAGCGCAGGTCCGTTCAGTCTGA
- a CDS encoding NAD(P)/FAD-dependent oxidoreductase, with protein MKRRSVQSDREYDAVVVGSGPNGLAAAVTIAQAGRSVLLIEAKETIGGGTRTQELTLPGFHHDVCAAIHPLALASPFFRFLDLSSRGLEWIQPPIPLAHPLDDDHAVLLERSLDKTAEGLGPDAGPYRQLFGPMVGKWDELVADLLRPLGPPRHPLSLMHFAPRAVRSATALGERWFKGVRARALFAGNAAHSVLPLQHLSSAAFGLMLGILGHAVGWPIAKGGSRAIADALASCFTSLGGVIRTGMPVSSLDDLPKAGALLFDIAPERLAGIAGERFPVGYRDRLKSQRHGPGVFKVDWALKGPIPWRDPNCARAGTLHVGGGPKEIAQAEQDVWRGVPAGKPFVLLTQPSLFDPGRAPAGTHTAWAYCHVPNGCKVDMTERIEAQIERFAPGFHDMIIAKHIMSPADMEEYNPNYIGGEIVGGVQDFWQLFVRPFGRWRAYSTPAEGIYICSASMPPGAGVHGMCGYLAAIRALGDVLGFSPGRPH; from the coding sequence GTGAAGCGCAGGTCCGTTCAGTCTGACCGTGAATACGATGCCGTTGTGGTCGGCTCCGGGCCCAATGGTCTCGCCGCGGCGGTGACCATCGCGCAGGCAGGGCGGTCCGTATTGCTTATCGAAGCCAAAGAGACCATCGGCGGCGGGACGCGCACTCAGGAGCTCACCCTTCCCGGGTTCCACCACGACGTCTGCGCGGCAATACATCCTCTGGCGCTCGCCTCCCCGTTCTTCCGTTTCCTGGATCTTTCCTCTCGTGGCCTCGAGTGGATTCAGCCGCCCATCCCCCTCGCCCACCCGCTGGATGACGATCACGCCGTATTATTGGAGCGTTCATTGGACAAGACGGCGGAAGGCCTCGGCCCTGATGCCGGCCCCTATCGCCAACTCTTTGGCCCCATGGTCGGAAAGTGGGACGAACTTGTGGCCGATCTGTTAAGACCGCTTGGTCCTCCGCGCCATCCCCTCTCACTCATGCATTTTGCGCCCCGCGCCGTGCGGTCTGCAACGGCCCTCGGCGAAAGATGGTTTAAGGGCGTGAGGGCCCGAGCCCTCTTTGCGGGGAACGCGGCTCATTCGGTTCTGCCCTTGCAACATCTGTCGAGCGCCGCCTTCGGGCTTATGCTCGGCATATTGGGCCATGCAGTCGGGTGGCCGATCGCGAAGGGAGGCTCAAGGGCTATCGCAGATGCTCTCGCTTCCTGCTTCACCTCTCTTGGCGGCGTAATCAGAACCGGGATGCCCGTTTCATCTCTCGATGATCTGCCAAAGGCAGGCGCTCTACTGTTCGACATTGCCCCTGAGCGCCTTGCCGGCATCGCCGGGGAGCGTTTCCCTGTCGGCTATCGCGACCGTCTGAAGTCGCAGCGCCATGGGCCCGGGGTCTTCAAGGTGGACTGGGCCCTCAAGGGACCCATACCATGGAGGGACCCGAATTGCGCGCGGGCAGGCACGCTTCACGTGGGAGGCGGCCCGAAGGAGATCGCGCAGGCAGAGCAGGATGTCTGGCGAGGAGTGCCTGCCGGGAAACCATTCGTCCTTCTGACGCAGCCCAGTCTCTTCGATCCGGGCCGGGCGCCTGCCGGCACGCATACCGCCTGGGCGTACTGTCACGTTCCCAATGGGTGCAAGGTCGATATGACGGAACGGATTGAGGCCCAGATAGAACGATTCGCCCCGGGTTTTCATGATATGATTATAGCGAAGCACATCATGTCGCCGGCCGATATGGAGGAGTATAATCCGAACTATATCGGGGGAGAAATAGTCGGGGGCGTGCAGGATTTTTGGCAGCTTTTTGTGCGGCCCTTCGGGAGATGGAGGGCCTATTCAACGCCGGCCGAAGGCATCTACATCTGTTCGGCCTCGATGCCTCCGGGCGCCGGTGTCCACGGGATGTGCGGCTACCTCGCCGCAATAAGGGCGCTCGGTGATGTCCTTGGCTTCAGTCCCGGCCGGCCTCATTAA
- a CDS encoding DUF523 and DUF1722 domain-containing protein, translating into MEKIKIGISTCLLGEKVRYDGGHKLDRYITETLGQYFDYVPVCPEVEYGLPIPREALRLVGDPVSPRLVTVRTRVDHTNGMLGWAERKLGELEGEELCGFIFKSRSPSSGLKGVKVYTDSGMPSHSGAGIFAAAFTRRNPLIPVTDDGRLHDPSLRETFIDAVFVYARWQDLRKKGGKIKDLIDFHTDMKLLILAHSPKHYGMLGRLVAGAGEYEPEELRMSYVNLLMESLRLEATPRKNTNVLLHGMGYFKKQLTSDEKAELLEIIGAYHDGYVPLIVPITLMNHYARKYGELYLKRQYYFNPYPVELMLRNHA; encoded by the coding sequence ATGGAAAAAATCAAGATAGGGATCAGCACGTGTCTTTTGGGAGAGAAGGTCCGCTATGACGGGGGCCACAAGCTTGACAGGTACATTACGGAAACGCTCGGTCAGTACTTCGATTACGTTCCCGTCTGTCCGGAAGTCGAATACGGCCTTCCTATCCCAAGGGAGGCCCTGCGCCTTGTGGGAGATCCGGTCTCACCCCGCCTCGTTACGGTCCGTACCCGTGTAGATCATACCAATGGTATGCTCGGTTGGGCAGAGCGGAAGTTGGGTGAATTGGAGGGCGAAGAACTTTGCGGCTTCATCTTCAAAAGTCGGTCCCCCAGCTCCGGCCTGAAGGGGGTAAAGGTGTATACGGACTCAGGGATGCCGAGCCACAGTGGGGCAGGTATCTTTGCCGCCGCATTTACCCGGCGGAATCCCCTGATCCCCGTCACGGACGATGGCAGGCTCCACGATCCATCCCTGAGGGAAACGTTCATCGATGCGGTATTTGTGTACGCGCGCTGGCAGGACTTGCGTAAGAAAGGTGGAAAGATCAAAGACCTGATCGATTTTCATACAGACATGAAGCTCCTCATCCTGGCCCACAGCCCCAAGCACTACGGCATGCTGGGGCGACTGGTCGCCGGGGCAGGCGAGTACGAGCCCGAGGAACTCCGGATGTCGTACGTCAATCTTCTTATGGAATCGCTCCGCCTCGAGGCTACCCCCCGAAAGAATACCAATGTGCTCCTCCATGGAATGGGCTATTTCAAGAAGCAGCTTACTTCCGATGAAAAGGCGGAACTGCTTGAGATCATCGGGGCCTATCACGATGGGTATGTCCCCCTCATCGTGCCGATCACTCTCATGAACCACTACGCCCGCAAATACGGGGAGCTCTACTTAAAACGGCAGTACTACTTCAATCCCTACCCTGTCGAGCTCATGTTAAGAAACCATGCGTAG
- a CDS encoding lipocalin family protein, with translation MKKLFIFLAALLFPGCVGIPANVRPVDNFNLERYLGKWYEIARLDHSFERGLTRVTADYSLRNDGGVRVINRGYSVKQNKWKEAEGKAYFVGGPDQGYLKVSFFGPFYGAYVVFELDHENYQYSLVCGPDKSYLWLLARSPQIKESIKEAVIAKATALGFDTGKLIYVNQDQ, from the coding sequence ATGAAAAAATTGTTTATTTTCCTGGCGGCTTTATTATTCCCGGGGTGCGTTGGAATACCCGCGAATGTAAGACCGGTTGATAATTTCAACTTGGAAAGATATCTTGGAAAGTGGTACGAGATTGCGCGACTGGACCACTCTTTCGAGAGAGGTTTAACTCGGGTAACTGCAGATTACAGCCTTCGGAACGATGGCGGGGTGAGAGTGATAAATCGCGGGTATTCCGTAAAACAAAACAAGTGGAAGGAGGCAGAAGGCAAGGCCTATTTTGTCGGAGGACCAGATCAAGGTTACCTGAAGGTTTCTTTCTTTGGCCCCTTTTACGGCGCATATGTCGTATTTGAACTTGACCATGAAAACTATCAGTATTCACTTGTATGCGGCCCCGACAAATCATACTTATGGCTTCTGGCCAGAAGTCCGCAAATAAAGGAAAGCATAAAGGAGGCGGTCATCGCAAAAGCAACCGCATTGGGCTTTGACACCGGCAAACTGATATATGTCAATCAGGACCAATAG
- a CDS encoding pyridoxamine 5'-phosphate oxidase family protein has protein sequence MKGTAKDMRARKEQIPVTTSKGTAAIPERLKAFDAKEYFGVLATDDGGQPYTSLISYALSPDLKRVIFATPKGTRKYSNILHSAQVAILIDNRSKGKNRVLETEAMTILGAAKRIRKGKTWEEFAGILMRKHPDLEGFLNAPTTALIAVEIIRCIHVGSFQTLSVWDCQ, from the coding sequence ATGAAAGGAACCGCCAAAGATATGAGGGCGAGAAAAGAACAGATACCCGTCACTACCAGTAAGGGGACCGCAGCAATACCGGAGCGGCTCAAGGCGTTCGATGCAAAGGAGTATTTCGGGGTCCTCGCTACCGACGACGGGGGTCAACCCTACACGTCACTTATCTCCTATGCCCTCTCGCCGGACCTGAAAAGGGTTATTTTCGCAACCCCAAAGGGTACGCGCAAATATAGCAATATTTTACATTCAGCCCAAGTCGCCATCCTCATCGACAACCGCTCCAAAGGCAAGAACAGGGTGCTGGAGACGGAAGCAATGACCATTCTGGGAGCCGCAAAGCGAATCAGGAAAGGTAAGACATGGGAGGAATTTGCAGGGATACTCATGAGGAAACATCCCGACCTCGAGGGATTTCTGAATGCCCCCACGACTGCCCTTATCGCGGTAGAGATCATCCGGTGCATCCATGTGGGTAGTTTTCAGACCCTCTCAGTGTGGGACTGCCAATAA